A genomic window from Streptomyces sp. NBC_00234 includes:
- a CDS encoding FKBP-type peptidyl-prolyl cis-trans isomerase, with translation MSELTKPEIDLPEGDAPTELTIRDLVVGDGLEAKPGRVVQVHYVGVTFESGKEFDTSWDRGQTYKFAVGGGKVIKGWDRGVRGMKVGGRREIIVPPRLGYGNQSPSPLIPAGSTLVFVVDLLSVAV, from the coding sequence ATGAGTGAACTGACGAAGCCCGAGATCGACCTTCCGGAGGGTGACGCTCCCACCGAGCTGACAATCCGCGACCTCGTCGTCGGGGACGGGCTTGAGGCGAAGCCGGGCAGGGTGGTCCAGGTTCACTACGTCGGGGTCACCTTCGAGTCCGGAAAGGAATTCGACACGTCCTGGGACCGGGGCCAGACGTACAAGTTCGCCGTGGGCGGTGGCAAGGTCATCAAGGGCTGGGACCGCGGGGTCAGAGGGATGAAGGTCGGCGGTCGGCGCGAGATCATCGTTCCCCCGCGCCTCGGGTACGGCAACCAGTCACCCTCGCCGTTGATCCCGGCGGGCTCGACACTCGTCTTCGTGGTGGACCTGCTCTCCGTCGCAGTCTGA
- a CDS encoding LLM class F420-dependent oxidoreductase has translation MTVGVALQASGPDNQIDATVRLAAEAAASGLRSAWFGQTFGADSPQLAAIVGREVPDLQVGTSAIPVFGRHPLLVSSQAQTAQAATHGRYHLGLALGTKLLTEAGFGIPYERPIARLREFLTALRQLTETGSADFHGELLTATTPLSARVPGAEGGVPLLVAAMGPQALRASGELADGILPYLAGPRALSEHIVPAVTAAAEAAGRPAPRIVALVYGVVTDDADVVRARATEQLAFYEQFPSYARAIELSGGKRATDVAVIGDERTVADEVRRYRDAGATEVVFSGTDIAGDTDRRRTWDLLGELAE, from the coding sequence ATGACTGTAGGAGTAGCACTCCAAGCATCCGGCCCCGACAACCAGATCGATGCCACCGTGCGACTTGCCGCGGAAGCGGCGGCCTCGGGGCTCCGCTCCGCGTGGTTCGGGCAGACCTTCGGCGCCGATTCGCCTCAGCTCGCGGCGATCGTCGGCCGTGAAGTACCGGACCTCCAGGTGGGCACGTCCGCGATCCCCGTCTTCGGCCGCCATCCGTTGCTCGTCTCCAGCCAGGCCCAGACCGCGCAGGCGGCGACCCACGGCCGCTATCACCTCGGGCTGGCGCTCGGGACCAAGCTGCTGACCGAGGCGGGTTTCGGCATTCCCTACGAACGGCCCATCGCTCGCCTGCGGGAGTTCCTCACCGCACTTCGGCAGTTGACCGAGACCGGCTCCGCCGACTTCCACGGTGAACTGCTCACCGCGACCACCCCGTTGTCGGCACGCGTTCCGGGAGCCGAAGGCGGTGTGCCCCTCCTGGTCGCCGCGATGGGTCCTCAGGCGCTGCGCGCCAGTGGCGAGTTGGCGGACGGGATCCTTCCCTACCTCGCCGGCCCTCGCGCGCTGTCCGAGCACATCGTGCCGGCCGTGACCGCGGCGGCGGAGGCCGCGGGCCGCCCTGCGCCCAGAATTGTGGCTCTGGTGTACGGCGTGGTCACCGACGATGCCGACGTCGTACGTGCGAGGGCAACCGAACAGCTGGCGTTCTACGAGCAGTTCCCGTCCTATGCACGGGCCATCGAACTCTCCGGTGGCAAACGGGCTACCGACGTGGCGGTGATCGGCGACGAGCGCACCGTCGCCGACGAGGTGCGGCGCTATCGGGACGCCGGGGCCACGGAGGTGGTGTTCTCGGGGACGGACATCGCCGGGGACACTGACCGCCGCCGTACCTGGGACCTGCTTGGCGAGCTTGCGGAGTAG